tggtccgcaaatagtcaaaaaataacatggtccgcaaatagtcaaaaagaTAAccctatggtccgcaaatagtcaaaaaataacataaggacctaagagctacggttccgcagctaaccTTATACCGACAATTTATAATAGTCAGTACAATATAGTCCACTTATTTATTCTATGCGGTAAATTAAGTCacgttaaatttattttatatttttattctaattCATATTTCgttttacaaaattaatacaaatagTCATACAATACATAATTAAAAAACACATATAAGGTAAACCAACTCTAAAATTGCACTCTTCTGGATTTAATTGTCAATCATTTTTCGTCCTTTTATTTCTCTTTATCTTTAGTagcctgaaaagaaaaaaagaacttATAATATGAGTAAAACCCcttttaaaagtaatttatatacttagaatgatatacaaatgtaagTCAGTTTATCAATTAGTTTTTCTGAACAGCTGAATTTCAGTGGTATTTGTAAGTCCTTAGTTATGTAATCAGATTTgaacagaagaacaaaaaaaaaaattcgataATGTAAAAGTGTCTACCATACGTTTTCTTAGCATTATTCATTCGATGAACATAAAATTCAGATGACATTAAGCGATTAAAGCAGCACATCTCTAACGAATGGAagtatttaatattatatattttaaatgcgctttaaatgtattctatatttattttatgcaCTTGTAGGAGGTAAGTGGCAGTATTCAttttataaatcatatttaaatttataacCTTCAATCAATGTCGACCCCCGACAAATTGTAAATGCATATTAAATTTGAGAACATATTTATcaacttccaagcaaggaccGAAGCTCATAAACTCGGCAATCAAACGCAGGACTTCGGGAAAGTTCGGAGAGCCGACAACCTTACTTCGGAAGTTGCATATTTAGTTGTCAAACGTGGTTATCGCCCTTTGTTTAACCGTCAAAATATGGAGTTTGTTGTTTACCTTTTTGTTATGGTGTCATTTTAACGTTTTCTTTGTGTTTCTAGACTGTAAAACCACGATTTCTTTATATTTGTATTACTATGACTTTacatatttttatctaaattcaagAACCAAATGTTTACAGCCTAACGTAAGGATAAAcaaatactttttaattttttggttatTCAAACCAATAAAATACTCGCGTACATCACGTTTGAACTAATCAACCTGATTGTTAATTTACATGGCATCTAACTGTCAtcaatttacaacaaaataaatgttataatccaatgaaaatatatttatgcaAATTATCAAGAAATGAAACATATTATCAATTCAGTGTATGCTATTAAACTTACTTTTCTGTTTCTATATTTTTAACCAAACACTGTAAACACTTACTTGACCAACTAGTTCATTATATATTTGACTGCTACGGGATGAAACACTTACAATTTGTGCTGTATGATTAAGTAAATATCATTGTTGACGGCAGTACGATgacctattgtttttttttctttgttattcGAACGATAGCGTAAAGTtgtcattggcaataataccacactCCTTACTTTTATGCACAAAACagtgaaaataacaaaaatatagaaatcCAAGAAAAATTCATAATTAAAAGTCCCTTAATAAATGGCGAAACTaatgatcaaacacatcaaaagaatggcaAAAAACTGTCGTATTCGTGAATTAGTGCAGGTATTTCCttataaatgtagaaaatggcggattaaaAACTGCTTTTATAGCTAGCgttttatagctagcgaaaccCCTTagtataagaatataacttaccATTCCATGTACTATAGCCAGAGTTATGACGTCTCCATGATCCACCCAATCTGCCTAATCTCTGGTTTGTCCTGCCCCAGCTGTTACTATGGTAACTGTTATGTGTGTTGTATCCTAATGCTGCACGTCCTGGAATAGTCAATGTTTTATTGTGAAAAAGAAGTCAAATTATGATATGTTTTTAAGCTTATAACTTACTTCATATGTTATGAAATAACAAAGATATAATAGGAATACTATGCAAGTTTAATGGGGAAAAAAAGGaatcaaaagtaacaaaaatatacacaaaaaattagaaaaaaaaggttCTTATTTTATTGTGCtttctatattttgtaaatatgtgATATAGTAACGTGTTTGAAGTCTCTAAGACAGAAGGCCACTTACTGTATCTCCTGTGACTAAGTCTATGTCCGGAGTTCCATCTTCCTCCAAGACGTCCATCTACTGAACCAAGTATGTCCCATGCGTTACCGTATGTTGATGGGTAGTTATTGTAATTATTATAGCTACGGTAATCGAATCCAGATGCCACTGTAACCATAACAACAAGGGCGACAACCAATGCTTGGGTATTCatttttctatctataaaagAAAGTATAAACTAAAAGTGAGAATGGAATGGGAAATATGTCataagacaacaacccgaccaaaaggCAGCTGAAGCTCACCAGTCGGTCTTCTACGTAGCGAGAAAATTCCACACCCAGAGGTGGTCGTCAGATGGCCTCTAAAtaaaaattgtgtactagttcaatgaaaatg
The window above is part of the Mytilus galloprovincialis chromosome 4, xbMytGall1.hap1.1, whole genome shotgun sequence genome. Proteins encoded here:
- the LOC143070895 gene encoding uncharacterized protein LOC143070895, whose amino-acid sequence is MNTQALVVALVVMVTVASGFDYRSYNNYNNYPSTYGNAWDILGSVDGRLGGRWNSGHRLSHRRYRRAALGYNTHNSYHSNSWGRTNQRLGRLGGSWRRHNSGYSTWNGY